The Microbacterium sp. SORGH_AS_0862 genome has a segment encoding these proteins:
- a CDS encoding Rne/Rng family ribonuclease — protein sequence MKADDANQSDDRNEQGDEQLTFPVDESAPAAEEPALGDVSQTADVPEDPTPVHDADADAVAEPVVEQAAEVPETSADEAPSADETPVESATDDPTAAEPASDEVAAVEEPAAIAEQKPEEPEQKPGPVTAVSLGLLPEVFVSAVSTQLHFYAPEIVALPALPEPEDEDAPSSSTRRRGRRRGSERDGGDSGESARAPRQRAVEVITEPQRIKGSTRLEAKKQRRRDGRDAGRRRPVVTEAEFLARREAVDRVMVVRSKNGRIQIAVLEDNVLVEHYVARNQDASLIGNVYLGRVQNVLPSMEAAFVDIGRGRNAVLYSGEVDWDAVETGNQPRRIELALKSGDKVLVQVTKDPVGHKGARLTSQISLPGRYLVYVPGGAMNGISRKLPDTERARLKRILKEVLPESAGVIVRTAAEGATEEQLTRDVQRLTAQWEHISRQNESVQAPALLHSEPDLLVKIVRDVFNEDFTKMLIQGEEAQHTIEGYLEAVAPDLLERVERYEGGGDPFDDFRVTEQIEKALDRKVWLPSGGSLVIDRTEAMTVVDVNTGKFVGSGGNLEETVTKNNLEAAEEIVRQLRLRDIGGIIVVDFIDMVLESNRDLVLRRLIECLSRDRTKHQVAEVTSLGLVQMTRKKLGLGLLETFSEACEVCAGRGVIVHHDPVVKHRGGAGNGNGNGNANGAGNNGNGRRSRQNTPPQAPAGQAHVITAGVKSALAQIAASTIHPGSEDAIVSDVEVSVATVEVVEQVEERPRAKRKKPRHEAKPKSEKELLLDSVLDALPEPKAPGQGRGRRRVTTAALTGTPVVHVPDGE from the coding sequence GTGAAGGCCGATGACGCAAACCAGTCCGATGATCGCAATGAGCAGGGCGACGAGCAGCTGACGTTCCCCGTGGACGAGTCCGCACCCGCGGCAGAGGAGCCCGCGCTCGGCGATGTCTCGCAGACAGCCGACGTGCCCGAAGACCCTACGCCGGTGCATGACGCCGACGCCGACGCTGTGGCCGAGCCCGTGGTCGAACAGGCCGCCGAGGTGCCGGAGACATCCGCTGACGAGGCCCCGTCCGCTGACGAGACGCCCGTCGAGTCGGCGACGGATGACCCGACTGCGGCGGAGCCCGCATCCGATGAGGTCGCCGCTGTCGAGGAGCCCGCCGCGATCGCCGAACAGAAGCCCGAGGAGCCCGAGCAGAAGCCCGGCCCCGTCACGGCGGTCTCGCTCGGACTCCTTCCCGAGGTCTTCGTGTCGGCCGTTTCCACCCAGCTGCATTTCTACGCTCCCGAGATCGTGGCACTGCCCGCCCTTCCCGAACCGGAGGACGAGGACGCACCGTCCTCATCGACCCGTCGTCGCGGTCGCCGACGTGGCTCCGAGCGCGACGGTGGCGACAGCGGGGAATCCGCCCGCGCACCGCGTCAGCGGGCCGTGGAGGTCATCACCGAGCCTCAGCGCATCAAGGGCTCGACCCGTCTCGAGGCCAAGAAGCAGCGCCGCCGCGACGGTCGTGATGCCGGACGCCGCCGCCCCGTGGTCACGGAGGCGGAGTTCCTCGCGCGCCGCGAGGCCGTCGACCGCGTGATGGTCGTCCGCTCGAAGAACGGCCGCATCCAGATCGCCGTGCTCGAGGACAACGTGCTCGTCGAGCACTACGTGGCCCGCAACCAGGACGCGTCGCTCATCGGCAACGTGTACCTCGGTCGCGTGCAGAACGTGCTTCCGAGCATGGAAGCCGCCTTCGTCGACATCGGTCGCGGGCGCAACGCCGTGCTCTACTCGGGCGAGGTCGACTGGGATGCGGTGGAGACCGGCAACCAGCCGCGACGCATCGAGCTGGCGCTCAAGAGCGGCGACAAGGTCCTCGTGCAGGTCACGAAGGACCCCGTCGGGCACAAGGGCGCTCGCCTCACGAGCCAGATCTCGCTTCCGGGCCGGTACCTCGTGTATGTCCCCGGAGGTGCGATGAACGGGATCTCCCGCAAGCTGCCCGACACCGAGCGCGCGCGCCTGAAGCGCATCCTCAAGGAAGTCCTGCCGGAGTCGGCCGGTGTCATCGTCCGCACCGCGGCCGAAGGAGCGACCGAAGAGCAGCTGACGCGCGACGTGCAGCGCCTCACCGCGCAGTGGGAGCACATCAGCCGTCAGAACGAGTCCGTGCAAGCGCCCGCGCTGCTGCACTCCGAGCCCGACCTGCTCGTGAAGATCGTCCGCGACGTGTTCAACGAGGACTTCACGAAGATGCTCATCCAGGGCGAGGAGGCGCAGCACACCATCGAGGGTTACCTCGAGGCCGTCGCCCCCGACCTCCTGGAGCGCGTCGAGCGGTACGAGGGCGGGGGAGACCCGTTCGACGACTTCCGCGTCACGGAGCAGATCGAGAAGGCGCTCGACCGCAAGGTCTGGCTGCCCTCGGGCGGTTCGCTCGTGATCGACCGCACCGAGGCCATGACGGTCGTCGACGTCAACACCGGTAAGTTCGTCGGCTCCGGCGGAAACCTCGAGGAGACAGTCACCAAGAACAACCTCGAGGCCGCGGAGGAGATCGTCCGCCAGCTGCGCTTGCGCGACATCGGCGGCATCATCGTCGTCGACTTCATCGACATGGTGCTGGAGTCCAACCGCGACCTCGTGCTGCGCCGTCTCATCGAGTGTCTGAGTCGCGACCGCACGAAGCACCAGGTCGCCGAGGTCACCTCTCTCGGGCTCGTGCAGATGACCCGCAAGAAGCTGGGTCTCGGTCTGCTCGAGACCTTCAGCGAGGCCTGCGAAGTCTGCGCCGGGCGCGGCGTCATCGTCCACCACGACCCCGTCGTGAAGCACCGCGGAGGTGCGGGCAACGGGAACGGGAACGGGAATGCCAACGGCGCCGGCAACAACGGCAACGGACGACGCTCGCGGCAGAACACGCCGCCGCAGGCCCCGGCGGGCCAGGCGCACGTCATCACCGCAGGCGTGAAGTCGGCGCTGGCTCAGATCGCCGCATCCACGATCCACCCCGGTTCCGAGGACGCGATCGTCTCGGACGTCGAGGTCTCGGTCGCAACGGTCGAGGTCGTCGAGCAGGTGGAGGAGCGTCCTCGCGCCAAGCGCAAGAAGCCGCGCCACGAGGCGAAGCCCAAGTCGGAGAAGGAGCTGCTGCTCGATTCCGTCCTGGACGCGCTACCCGAGCCGAAGGCCCCGGGACAGGGGCGCGGACGTCGTCGCGTGACGACGGCGGCGCTGACCGGCACGCCGGTCGTCCACGTTCCCGACGGGGAGTGA
- a CDS encoding vitamin K epoxide reductase family protein: protein MSDSQAPARPIALAVWLIIAGVVGWIAAFSLTIERFHLLADPNATASCDFSVLVQCTANLQSWQGSVFGFPNPILGLTGWVAPVVVGAALLAGARFNRWFWLTFWAGMAFAFAFVCWLIAQSIFSLGTLCPWCMVTWSVTIPSFFAVTLHVLRNGSVPVSARVRDVAGSLAAWVPLMAVVAFAVIAVLAETRLHVLATLV from the coding sequence ATGTCCGACTCCCAGGCACCCGCACGCCCGATCGCTCTGGCCGTCTGGCTCATCATCGCCGGAGTCGTCGGCTGGATCGCAGCGTTCTCGCTCACGATCGAGCGCTTCCACCTTCTCGCCGACCCGAACGCCACGGCATCCTGCGATTTCAGCGTCCTCGTCCAGTGCACAGCCAACCTGCAGTCGTGGCAGGGCAGCGTGTTCGGATTCCCCAACCCGATTCTGGGCCTGACCGGCTGGGTCGCGCCCGTCGTGGTCGGCGCGGCCCTTCTCGCGGGCGCACGCTTCAACCGCTGGTTCTGGCTGACGTTCTGGGCCGGCATGGCCTTCGCTTTCGCCTTCGTGTGCTGGCTGATCGCGCAGAGCATCTTCTCCCTCGGAACCCTGTGCCCGTGGTGCATGGTCACCTGGTCCGTGACGATCCCCTCCTTCTTCGCGGTGACGCTGCACGTGCTGCGCAACGGCTCCGTCCCCGTCAGCGCGCGGGTTCGTGACGTCGCCGGGTCCCTCGCGGCCTGGGTACCGCTGATGGCGGTCGTCGCATTCGCGGTCATCGCGGTGCTGGCGGAAACCCGGTTGCACGTGCTCGCGACGCTTGTCTGA
- a CDS encoding YbaB/EbfC family nucleoid-associated protein — MSLEADSLAALEAARMRVIAQTERARTAAHDAARMADDVRDARASINSVGREVTVTARAGGAVEQIDIAAAAFDLDARTLSRLVTDTVREAQRAAADAALARMADSLGADSPLLAQTREQVQAQFGAGTDLR, encoded by the coding sequence ATGTCACTGGAAGCAGACAGCCTGGCCGCACTCGAAGCGGCGCGGATGCGAGTGATCGCACAGACTGAAAGGGCGCGCACCGCGGCCCACGATGCGGCCCGCATGGCCGACGACGTCCGTGACGCGCGGGCGAGCATCAACTCCGTCGGGCGCGAGGTCACCGTCACGGCCCGCGCCGGTGGGGCCGTCGAACAGATCGACATCGCAGCCGCAGCGTTCGACCTGGACGCCAGAACGCTGTCACGACTCGTGACCGACACCGTACGCGAGGCGCAGCGCGCCGCCGCCGACGCCGCCCTGGCGCGCATGGCGGACTCGCTGGGGGCGGACTCCCCCCTCCTCGCACAGACGCGCGAGCAGGTGCAGGCTCAGTTCGGCGCCGGCACGGATCTGCGGTGA
- a CDS encoding WXG100 family type VII secretion target, which translates to MLDQLTVTPIRLADAATNIRTAAQAIDDILERLDDEAKTLRAEWSGEAQIAFDASRLRFSDALESRTEAVRKICAALSALADGYSQIDLESARALGATS; encoded by the coding sequence ATGCTGGATCAGCTGACCGTCACCCCCATCCGCCTCGCGGACGCGGCCACCAACATCCGGACCGCGGCCCAGGCGATCGACGACATCCTGGAACGGCTCGATGACGAGGCGAAGACGCTTCGCGCCGAATGGTCAGGCGAGGCGCAGATCGCCTTCGACGCGTCGCGCCTGCGTTTCTCTGACGCACTCGAGAGCCGAACGGAGGCGGTGCGCAAGATCTGCGCCGCGCTCTCGGCGCTCGCAGACGGCTACTCGCAGATCGACCTCGAGAGCGCGCGGGCGCTGGGAGCGACATCGTGA
- the ndk gene encoding nucleoside-diphosphate kinase, whose amino-acid sequence MAIEETLVLVKPDGVARGLTGAILARIEAKGYALVDLRLVEPDRERLEQHYAEHEGKPFYEPLVEFMMSGPSVAIRLAGDRVIEGFRSLAGTTDPTTAAPGTIRGDFGRDWGLKVQQNLVHGSDSPESAARELGIWFG is encoded by the coding sequence ATGGCCATCGAAGAAACCCTCGTCCTCGTCAAGCCGGACGGTGTGGCCCGCGGGCTCACCGGCGCGATCCTCGCGCGTATCGAGGCGAAGGGCTACGCGCTCGTCGACCTGCGCCTGGTCGAGCCCGACCGGGAGCGCCTCGAGCAGCACTACGCCGAACACGAGGGCAAGCCGTTCTACGAGCCCCTCGTCGAGTTCATGATGTCCGGCCCGTCCGTGGCGATCCGCCTCGCCGGAGACCGAGTCATCGAGGGGTTCCGCTCCCTCGCCGGAACCACCGATCCCACGACCGCCGCTCCCGGTACGATCCGTGGCGACTTCGGCCGCGACTGGGGTCTCAAGGTGCAGCAGAACCTGGTGCACGGTAGCGACAGTCCCGAGTCCGCCGCGCGCGAGCTCGGTATCTGGTTCGGCTGA
- a CDS encoding DUF4233 domain-containing protein translates to MSGKRPPRVRRQRGAQESLAQVVLGFETIVVFLAWLVIYGLKSTPDGVEPWWAIVVGSVFAVVMIAASGVVRWRWGIALGWALQVLLAASAILEPAILLVAFIFGGMWAYATIKGASLDRRNARLAAASATANGD, encoded by the coding sequence GTGAGCGGCAAGCGTCCGCCGCGGGTGCGGCGCCAGCGCGGTGCGCAGGAGTCCCTCGCGCAGGTCGTGCTCGGTTTCGAGACGATCGTCGTCTTTCTCGCGTGGCTCGTGATCTACGGCCTGAAGTCGACCCCGGACGGTGTCGAGCCGTGGTGGGCGATCGTCGTGGGCTCTGTCTTCGCCGTCGTGATGATCGCCGCGAGCGGCGTCGTGCGCTGGCGATGGGGGATCGCGCTGGGATGGGCGCTGCAGGTGCTCCTCGCCGCGTCGGCGATCCTCGAGCCCGCCATTCTGCTCGTCGCGTTCATTTTCGGTGGCATGTGGGCGTATGCGACGATCAAAGGAGCATCGCTGGACCGCCGCAACGCGCGTCTGGCCGCCGCATCCGCGACTGCGAACGGAGACTGA
- a CDS encoding folylpolyglutamate synthase/dihydrofolate synthase family protein, with product MSGTEGERNRADAVYAALLERQGEQWVQPRIERTRRVLELLDDPQRTYRVVHVTGTNGKTSTSRLIESLLRTMGLRTGLFTSPHLERFTERIMVDGEPIADAAVVEAWEEILPFIELVDAELVAEGGARLTFFEVLTVLAFVAFSDAPVDVAVIEVGMGGEWDSTNTADGDVAVIAPVGMDHADRLGDTIEKIARVKAGIIKQDAAVVSAAQEPEVDRVLREAAAARGATIAVEGTDFALRSYRLAVGGQLLDVQGLAGEYAELYLPLYGEHQGRNAALAIAAVESLVGAGSQPLAPDVVTDGLGQATSPGRLQLVGAHPTVVVDAAHNPHGATALVEALRGSFDFDEWGVVLGVLGDKDAEGIVAALAPVAAHVFATAPDSERANDADTIADLVEAQGLRVTVHADLADAAEAAREWAAASDRRAVVIAGSVVLAGEALALAEAEAWKDGWSA from the coding sequence ATGAGCGGAACCGAGGGCGAGCGCAACCGCGCAGATGCGGTCTACGCGGCGCTGCTGGAGCGGCAGGGCGAGCAGTGGGTGCAGCCGCGCATCGAGCGCACGCGCCGCGTGCTCGAACTGCTGGACGATCCGCAGCGCACGTACCGTGTCGTCCACGTGACGGGCACGAACGGGAAGACGTCCACGAGTCGGCTGATCGAGAGCCTGCTGCGGACCATGGGTCTGCGTACCGGGCTGTTCACGAGCCCGCACCTGGAGCGTTTCACCGAGCGCATCATGGTCGACGGCGAACCGATCGCGGACGCCGCGGTCGTCGAAGCGTGGGAGGAGATCCTCCCCTTCATCGAGCTGGTGGACGCAGAGCTCGTCGCCGAGGGCGGTGCCCGGCTCACCTTCTTCGAGGTGCTGACGGTGCTGGCATTCGTGGCGTTCTCCGATGCGCCCGTCGACGTGGCCGTCATCGAGGTGGGCATGGGCGGCGAGTGGGACTCGACGAACACCGCCGACGGCGACGTCGCGGTCATCGCCCCCGTCGGGATGGACCACGCCGACCGCCTCGGTGACACGATCGAGAAGATCGCCCGCGTGAAGGCCGGGATCATCAAGCAGGATGCCGCGGTCGTCTCGGCCGCGCAGGAGCCGGAGGTCGACCGCGTACTGCGCGAGGCCGCCGCCGCTCGGGGAGCGACGATCGCGGTCGAAGGAACCGATTTCGCGCTGCGATCCTATCGCCTTGCCGTCGGGGGCCAGCTCCTGGACGTGCAGGGTCTGGCCGGCGAGTACGCGGAGCTGTATCTGCCGCTCTACGGAGAGCACCAGGGTCGCAACGCCGCCCTGGCGATCGCCGCCGTCGAATCCCTCGTCGGTGCGGGCTCCCAGCCGCTCGCCCCCGACGTCGTGACCGACGGCCTCGGCCAGGCGACCTCGCCCGGACGCCTCCAGCTGGTGGGCGCGCATCCGACGGTCGTCGTCGATGCGGCGCACAACCCGCACGGGGCCACGGCGCTCGTCGAGGCACTGCGCGGATCGTTCGACTTCGACGAGTGGGGCGTCGTGCTCGGTGTCCTCGGCGACAAGGACGCGGAGGGCATCGTCGCGGCCCTCGCCCCCGTCGCGGCGCACGTGTTCGCCACCGCGCCCGACTCCGAGCGGGCGAACGACGCCGACACGATCGCGGACCTCGTCGAGGCGCAGGGCCTGCGTGTGACCGTCCATGCCGACCTCGCGGATGCGGCCGAGGCCGCCCGGGAGTGGGCCGCCGCATCCGATCGACGTGCCGTGGTCATCGCCGGCTCCGTCGTGCTGGCGGGAGAGGCGCTCGCTCTCGCGGAGGCGGAGGCGTGGAAGGACGGGTGGTCGGCGTGA
- the ileS gene encoding isoleucine--tRNA ligase: protein MTYPRSSAFGPAADVTPSPRFPEIEREVLDFWSADDTFRASIAQREGADEWVFYDGPPFANGLPHYGHLLTGYAKDLFPRFQTMRGKKVDRVFGWDTHGLPAELEAMKQLGITEKDEIERMGVATFNAKARESVLAYTHEWQDYVTRQARWVDFERGYKTLDTGYMESVLWAFKSLWDKGLAYEGYRVLPYCWRDETPLSSHELRMDDDVYKMRQDPSVTVTFPLVGAKAEALGLTGVRALAWTTTPWTLPTNLALAVGPAIEYAVLPAGPAGAADVHRAPDGTPDDALETSAHRYLLAADLVGAHAKDLGYDSPDAARDAVERRILGAELSGVSYDRLFDYYADAGTWGTQDAWRILVDDYVTTTDGTGIVHQAPAYGEDDKRLADAAGLPTIVSLDDGGRFLPQVADVAGELWLDANRPLIRLLRQEGRLLREASYEHSYPHCWRCRNPLIYKAVSSWFVRVTDIKERLVELNEQITWAPENVKHGQFGKWVEGARDWSISRNRYWGSPIPVWKSDDPAYPRVDVYGSFEELERDFGRLPRDPEGNVDLHRPYIDELTRPNPDDPTGVSTMRRIEDVFDVWFDSGSMPYAQVHYPFENREWFDTHAPADFIVEYIGQTRGWFYVMHVLSGALFDRPAFTGVSCHGIVLGSDGQKMSKSLRNYPDVSEVFDRDGSDAMRWFLMSSSVLRGGNLVVTEEGIRAGVREFLLPLWNTWYFFATYANAAGGPDGSGYEARWRTDSTDVLDRYILALTGDLVRDVAADLEVLDSTTAAARLRDFAEVLTNWYIRRSRDRFWVGVGDDARSTEAFDTLYTVLETLTRVAAPLIPLVAERVWQGLTGGRSVHLTDWPDASAFADAADIREAMDAVREVSSVANALRKREGKRVRLPLPLLTVVVPHAGALGQFDDILRDELNVKAIELVDLGEHTATEYGITHRLTVNARAAGPRLGKLVQQVIRSAKDGDWSERDGVVTAGGIALEPAEYDLVFETSGRPEGEALAVLGGGGFVLLATATTPALEAEGLARDVIRAVQDTRKAAGFEVSDRIRLVLTFADAADADAVASAFDAADVAGETLALQVLVTGADGVERVRRAVDGDGVEHTGEFTAGAYANAGAFTVGVARVEVAR from the coding sequence ATGACCTACCCCCGTTCCTCGGCCTTCGGGCCCGCTGCCGACGTCACGCCGAGCCCGCGCTTCCCCGAGATCGAGCGCGAGGTGCTCGATTTCTGGTCCGCCGACGACACCTTCCGTGCATCCATCGCTCAGCGCGAGGGCGCCGACGAGTGGGTCTTCTACGACGGCCCCCCGTTCGCCAACGGTCTGCCGCACTACGGTCACCTGCTCACGGGGTACGCCAAGGACCTCTTCCCGCGCTTCCAGACCATGCGGGGCAAGAAGGTCGATCGCGTCTTCGGCTGGGACACCCACGGACTCCCGGCGGAGCTGGAGGCGATGAAACAGCTCGGTATCACCGAGAAGGACGAGATCGAGCGGATGGGAGTCGCGACCTTCAACGCGAAGGCCCGCGAATCCGTGCTGGCGTACACGCACGAGTGGCAGGACTACGTCACCCGTCAGGCGCGATGGGTGGACTTCGAGCGCGGGTACAAGACGCTCGACACCGGATACATGGAGTCCGTCCTCTGGGCTTTCAAGAGCCTGTGGGACAAGGGTCTCGCGTACGAGGGGTACCGGGTGCTGCCGTACTGCTGGCGCGACGAGACGCCGCTGTCGAGCCACGAGCTGCGCATGGACGACGACGTCTACAAGATGCGCCAGGATCCCTCCGTCACGGTCACGTTCCCACTCGTCGGCGCGAAGGCCGAAGCCTTGGGGCTCACCGGTGTGCGCGCCCTCGCGTGGACGACGACGCCGTGGACGCTTCCCACCAACCTCGCGCTCGCGGTCGGTCCTGCCATCGAGTACGCCGTGCTGCCTGCCGGTCCCGCGGGCGCCGCCGACGTCCACCGGGCGCCCGACGGAACGCCCGACGACGCTCTCGAGACCAGCGCGCACCGCTATCTGCTCGCCGCGGACCTCGTCGGCGCCCACGCGAAGGATCTCGGCTACGACTCGCCGGATGCGGCGCGCGACGCCGTGGAGCGCCGGATCCTCGGCGCGGAGCTGTCGGGTGTGTCCTACGACCGCCTGTTCGACTACTACGCGGACGCCGGGACGTGGGGCACCCAGGATGCCTGGCGCATCCTGGTCGACGACTACGTCACGACCACCGACGGCACCGGCATCGTCCACCAGGCGCCGGCATACGGTGAGGACGACAAGCGCCTCGCGGATGCGGCAGGTCTGCCGACCATCGTCAGCCTCGACGACGGCGGACGGTTCCTGCCGCAGGTCGCCGACGTCGCCGGCGAACTGTGGCTCGACGCGAATCGTCCCCTCATCCGTCTGCTGCGCCAGGAGGGGCGTCTGCTGCGCGAGGCCAGCTACGAGCACTCCTACCCGCACTGCTGGCGTTGCCGGAACCCCCTGATCTACAAGGCCGTCTCCAGCTGGTTCGTGCGGGTCACCGACATCAAGGAGCGCCTGGTCGAGCTCAACGAGCAGATCACATGGGCACCCGAGAACGTGAAGCACGGCCAGTTCGGCAAGTGGGTCGAGGGTGCGCGCGACTGGTCGATCAGCCGCAACCGCTACTGGGGGTCGCCCATCCCGGTGTGGAAGAGCGACGACCCCGCCTACCCGCGCGTCGACGTGTACGGCTCGTTCGAGGAGCTCGAGCGCGACTTCGGCCGCCTGCCCCGCGACCCCGAGGGCAATGTCGACCTGCACCGCCCCTACATCGACGAGTTGACCCGGCCCAACCCGGACGACCCCACGGGTGTCTCGACCATGCGGCGGATCGAGGACGTCTTCGACGTCTGGTTCGATTCGGGCTCCATGCCCTACGCCCAGGTGCACTACCCGTTCGAGAACCGCGAGTGGTTCGACACCCACGCACCCGCCGACTTCATCGTCGAGTACATCGGGCAGACGCGCGGCTGGTTCTACGTCATGCACGTGCTCTCGGGCGCGCTCTTCGACCGACCGGCCTTCACCGGTGTCTCCTGCCACGGCATCGTCCTCGGCAGCGACGGGCAGAAGATGTCGAAGTCGCTGCGCAACTACCCGGACGTCAGCGAGGTCTTCGACCGCGACGGCTCCGACGCCATGCGGTGGTTCCTCATGTCGAGTTCGGTGCTGCGCGGCGGCAACCTCGTGGTGACCGAGGAGGGCATCCGAGCGGGAGTCCGCGAGTTCCTGCTGCCGCTGTGGAACACCTGGTACTTCTTCGCGACGTACGCCAATGCGGCTGGCGGGCCCGACGGTTCCGGGTACGAGGCGCGATGGCGGACGGACTCGACCGATGTCCTGGACCGCTACATCCTCGCCCTCACCGGCGACCTCGTGCGTGATGTGGCGGCGGATCTCGAGGTGCTCGACTCGACGACGGCGGCCGCGCGCCTGCGCGACTTCGCCGAGGTGCTCACGAACTGGTACATCCGTCGCTCTCGCGACCGCTTCTGGGTCGGTGTCGGCGACGACGCCCGCTCGACGGAGGCCTTCGACACGCTCTACACGGTGCTCGAGACGCTGACACGGGTCGCGGCACCGCTCATCCCGCTCGTGGCCGAGCGCGTCTGGCAGGGGCTCACAGGTGGTCGCAGCGTGCACCTGACCGACTGGCCGGACGCCTCCGCCTTCGCCGACGCCGCCGACATCCGCGAGGCGATGGATGCGGTGCGTGAGGTCTCCTCGGTCGCCAACGCCCTGCGCAAGCGCGAGGGCAAGCGCGTGCGGCTGCCGCTGCCGCTGCTGACCGTCGTCGTGCCGCACGCCGGCGCGCTCGGACAGTTCGACGACATCCTGCGCGACGAACTCAACGTGAAGGCGATCGAACTGGTCGATCTCGGCGAGCACACCGCGACGGAATACGGCATCACGCACCGCCTCACGGTGAACGCGCGCGCCGCGGGGCCTCGACTCGGAAAGCTCGTGCAGCAGGTCATCCGCTCCGCGAAGGACGGTGACTGGTCCGAGCGCGACGGCGTCGTGACGGCGGGCGGCATCGCGCTCGAGCCCGCGGAGTACGACCTCGTCTTCGAGACCAGCGGGCGCCCGGAGGGCGAGGCACTCGCCGTCCTCGGCGGCGGCGGCTTCGTGCTGCTCGCGACCGCGACGACCCCCGCACTCGAGGCCGAAGGTCTGGCGCGCGACGTCATCCGCGCCGTGCAGGACACGCGCAAGGCCGCCGGCTTCGAGGTCAGCGACCGCATCCGGCTCGTCCTCACGTTCGCGGATGCGGCCGATGCCGACGCCGTCGCGTCGGCTTTCGATGCGGCGGACGTGGCGGGGGAGACGCTGGCGCTTCAGGTGCTGGTGACGGGCGCAGACGGCGTGGAACGCGTCCGACGAGCGGTTGACGGCGATGGTGTCGAGCACACGGGGGAGTTCACCGCGGGGGCGTACGCGAACGCGGGTGCGTTCACGGTGGGCGTCGCACGAGTGGAGGTCGCACGATGA
- a CDS encoding GNAT family N-acetyltransferase, whose amino-acid sequence MRIATDRLTLRPMTEDDLPALRAILSDEIAMTAYEGAFDEDEIRAWLTGQLRRYVEDGFGLWAVTHAGEMIGQAGITRQRIEADEVHEVGYLFRRDQWHRGFAVEAASACRDWAFDELGVDAVWAKVRSTNIASMNVAIRLGMRVRRAFTTHYRGVDMPHLGFSIDRAEARRLA is encoded by the coding sequence ATGCGGATCGCGACCGACCGGCTGACGCTGCGCCCGATGACCGAGGATGATCTTCCTGCCCTGCGGGCGATCCTGAGCGATGAGATCGCCATGACCGCTTATGAGGGCGCCTTCGACGAGGACGAGATCCGCGCGTGGCTCACCGGGCAGCTGCGCCGCTATGTGGAGGACGGCTTCGGCCTTTGGGCGGTCACGCACGCCGGCGAAATGATCGGCCAGGCGGGCATCACCCGGCAGCGGATCGAAGCCGACGAGGTCCACGAGGTGGGCTATCTCTTCCGCCGCGACCAGTGGCATCGAGGCTTCGCTGTGGAAGCCGCATCCGCCTGCCGCGACTGGGCGTTCGACGAGCTCGGGGTCGACGCCGTGTGGGCGAAGGTCCGGAGCACGAACATCGCGTCCATGAACGTCGCCATCCGGCTCGGGATGCGGGTGCGCCGCGCCTTCACCACGCACTACCGAGGGGTGGACATGCCTCACCTGGGCTTTTCGATCGATCGCGCCGAGGCGCGTCGCCTCGCCTAG
- a CDS encoding MarR family winged helix-turn-helix transcriptional regulator: MSQPGAQIDLDTSLGYLVKQAASALRVAMEDVLRPLGMTITHYSCLELLAQRPGSTNSELARGTFVTRQSMNVLLQALERDGEVVRPADAAVGKALPTRLTPLGRRRLDEASAAVRSIEARMLSGLTDTEQSAAFVALTSMVRSLQAAPGRSA, from the coding sequence ATGAGTCAACCCGGGGCGCAGATCGATCTCGACACGTCGCTCGGCTACCTCGTCAAGCAGGCGGCGAGCGCGCTGCGCGTCGCGATGGAGGATGTCCTCCGGCCGCTCGGCATGACGATCACGCACTATTCGTGCTTGGAGCTGCTCGCGCAGCGGCCCGGCTCGACCAACTCGGAGCTTGCCCGGGGCACGTTCGTGACGCGACAGTCCATGAACGTGCTGCTGCAGGCGCTCGAGCGCGACGGCGAGGTCGTCCGCCCCGCGGATGCCGCCGTCGGCAAAGCGCTTCCCACGCGGCTGACCCCGTTGGGGCGGCGACGCCTCGACGAGGCCAGCGCGGCGGTGCGTTCGATCGAGGCTCGGATGCTGTCGGGACTGACCGACACCGAACAGTCCGCCGCGTTCGTCGCCCTGACCAGCATGGTGCGCTCGTTGCAGGCGGCTCCCGGGAGGTCTGCCTAG